The proteins below come from a single Diadema setosum chromosome 21, eeDiaSeto1, whole genome shotgun sequence genomic window:
- the LOC140244509 gene encoding zinc finger HIT domain-containing protein 1-like, producing MPDSKKEQKRESGRQKDLAQRRVLDNFTRAKRLRRQLEALEQDNFQEDPHANLVLLKKKLPQFDSNEDTPATKKRKKRGDHFKQRFRKTFHMLVEEEQLSMNEPPNYLTCCIPASSIPHRKFCAVCGFPSNYTCVACGTRYCCVKCLGTHLDTRCLKWTA from the exons GGCGCCAGAAAGACTTGGCGCAGAGGAGGGTCCTAGACAACTTCACACGGGCCAAACGGTTGCGGCGACAACTCGAGGCCTTGGAACAAGACAACTTCCAGGAGGACCCACATGCCAACCTCGTGCTACTCAAGAAAAAACTACCTCAGTTTGATTCAAATGAAGACA CCCCAGCCaccaagaagaggaagaagcgCGGAGACCATTTCAAGCAGAGGTTTCGCAAGACTTTCCACATGCTGGTGGAGGAAGAACAGCTCAGCATGAACGAGCCTCCAAACTATCTTACCTGCTGCATCCCCGCCTCTTCCATTCCACACAGGAAGTTCTGTGCTGTCTGTGG ATTCCCATCAAACTATACTTGTGTTGCATGCGGCACACGATACTGCTGTGTAAAGTGCTTGGGAACACACTTGGACACAAG GTGTTTGAAGTGGACAGCATGA